One genomic segment of Nonomuraea coxensis DSM 45129 includes these proteins:
- a CDS encoding DNRLRE domain-containing protein: MKKNAAWAWIDPTLSEQGGVVKPQVIKGDLALSSGGDAAITTYTLQEGRSLSLTWPTTLPQPVLDGSHATYPDAAGPGADLVVTALATGFRYDVVLRTRPAKAWKLKIPFQGKGLSLRETSDGVMRVADASGLSVAVNSPPTLRSAKGGRKPATNPGIGVVETSVEESGAQQMLQLKPDLGFLADPATQYPVTLQSAFSMTAASDADVWSVNPDDPNGSGLTLKAGTEADGAKSRAYLKFDTSPLVGQQISNVTLSLLNIDGPSCGSRVSDGIQVRQVTSGWSPATVTWATQPTNTTANAVTNLSSVGGSCEPTPMTWDITAVAKQWAADVGNYGLVLMSPTERAVRNYRVYPSSENSDFNDPPKLTATFSPIDGPVVVSPAGADGVEVIQAPANWLYNSPQMAEPQAHALSAAYDRVKANADKLADPYVDMVTGQVIVPAATADGHTVGSAVLSGTAYLGYGGTDWTLPGEYTDGDTDEDEEGPPGPTEPYNFTPQVPDVTTSYGRNAAIAREVLQLTSAQLPGADALVSARPWAERNKVLITANAVSPELRLALAQRYGVDSVVIRLKPDATSLQTQAGMDSPPSMAQAGTDTRANDNDAYINGGGAFEDRDGHTCTVGFAWSLPAGRRLVTAGHCLPANISTGDAMFTPGGTREFGKKVLSTWNAGKGTVFLPGKNESQGDSALASPNASIYPTASIFIGGPESGKKKEVKRSWQRRSIPGDLFCIGGAVYGQHCSWKVIQSEDYFKTDGGLLDNAIGGTHPSECLNEDGGDSGGPVYTFQPDGSVVAKGIVSSGTSTLLDCYVAFTDITTLRESYGGDVMKRK; this comes from the coding sequence GTGAAGAAGAACGCTGCCTGGGCGTGGATCGACCCCACGCTGAGCGAACAGGGCGGCGTGGTGAAGCCCCAAGTGATCAAGGGCGACCTGGCCCTCTCCAGTGGTGGTGATGCGGCGATCACCACCTACACCCTCCAAGAAGGCCGATCCCTTTCACTGACCTGGCCGACGACGCTGCCCCAGCCGGTCCTGGACGGTAGCCACGCCACCTACCCGGACGCGGCAGGTCCCGGTGCCGACCTCGTCGTTACCGCGCTCGCGACAGGATTCCGCTACGACGTGGTGCTGCGGACCCGGCCGGCCAAGGCATGGAAACTCAAGATTCCCTTTCAGGGCAAGGGGCTCTCACTGCGCGAGACCTCCGACGGCGTCATGCGGGTGGCGGATGCATCTGGGCTGAGCGTCGCAGTCAATTCTCCGCCTACGCTCCGTAGCGCTAAGGGCGGGCGGAAGCCCGCCACGAACCCCGGCATCGGGGTGGTCGAGACCTCCGTCGAAGAATCCGGTGCCCAGCAGATGCTGCAGCTGAAGCCAGACCTGGGCTTCCTCGCTGATCCAGCGACGCAATACCCGGTCACACTCCAGTCGGCGTTCAGCATGACGGCCGCCTCCGACGCAGACGTGTGGAGCGTCAATCCCGATGATCCCAACGGCAGCGGCCTGACGTTGAAGGCTGGCACCGAAGCGGACGGCGCCAAGAGCCGGGCATACCTCAAGTTCGACACTTCACCCCTGGTGGGGCAGCAGATCAGTAACGTGACCCTGTCGTTGCTCAACATCGACGGCCCGAGCTGCGGGTCGCGGGTGAGTGACGGCATCCAGGTACGCCAGGTCACGAGCGGCTGGAGCCCGGCGACGGTGACCTGGGCCACACAGCCAACCAACACCACTGCCAACGCCGTGACCAACCTCAGCAGCGTGGGCGGTTCCTGCGAGCCGACACCAATGACGTGGGACATCACTGCGGTGGCCAAGCAGTGGGCTGCTGATGTGGGCAACTACGGGCTGGTGCTGATGTCGCCGACGGAGCGGGCGGTCCGGAACTACCGCGTCTACCCGTCATCGGAGAACAGCGACTTCAACGATCCGCCGAAGCTCACGGCGACGTTCTCGCCGATCGACGGCCCGGTCGTGGTGAGCCCGGCAGGGGCCGACGGGGTGGAGGTGATCCAGGCTCCCGCGAACTGGCTTTACAACAGCCCGCAAATGGCCGAACCGCAGGCGCACGCCCTGAGCGCAGCCTACGACCGCGTCAAGGCCAACGCCGACAAGCTCGCCGACCCGTACGTGGACATGGTCACCGGCCAGGTCATCGTGCCCGCGGCCACGGCTGACGGCCACACTGTCGGATCGGCGGTGTTGTCCGGTACGGCCTACCTCGGATACGGCGGAACGGACTGGACGCTTCCGGGCGAGTACACCGACGGCGACACCGACGAAGACGAGGAAGGCCCTCCCGGGCCGACGGAGCCGTACAACTTCACCCCCCAGGTCCCCGACGTGACGACCAGCTATGGGCGGAACGCCGCGATCGCACGTGAAGTGCTGCAGCTGACCAGCGCTCAACTGCCTGGGGCGGACGCGCTCGTCTCCGCGCGGCCGTGGGCCGAGCGGAACAAGGTACTGATCACGGCCAACGCCGTATCGCCGGAGCTTCGCTTGGCGCTGGCCCAGCGATATGGGGTCGACAGCGTGGTGATCAGACTCAAGCCCGACGCCACATCGCTGCAGACGCAAGCGGGTATGGACAGCCCGCCCTCCATGGCGCAAGCGGGTACGGACACCCGCGCAAACGACAATGACGCATACATCAATGGTGGCGGCGCGTTCGAAGACAGGGACGGCCACACCTGCACGGTCGGATTCGCATGGTCGCTTCCCGCTGGCAGGCGGCTGGTCACAGCCGGTCACTGTCTCCCGGCCAACATCAGCACGGGCGACGCGATGTTCACCCCAGGCGGGACACGTGAGTTCGGCAAAAAGGTGCTGTCGACCTGGAATGCAGGTAAGGGGACCGTGTTCCTGCCCGGCAAGAACGAATCGCAGGGCGACTCGGCGCTGGCGAGCCCGAATGCCTCGATTTATCCGACCGCGTCCATCTTCATCGGGGGTCCGGAATCAGGGAAGAAGAAGGAAGTGAAACGCAGCTGGCAACGACGGTCGATACCCGGTGACCTGTTCTGCATCGGCGGCGCCGTGTATGGGCAGCACTGCTCCTGGAAGGTCATCCAAAGCGAGGACTACTTCAAGACCGACGGGGGCCTGCTGGACAATGCAATCGGTGGCACGCACCCCTCCGAATGCCTCAACGAGGACGGCGGGGACTCCGGCGGCCCCGTCTACACGTTCCAACCCGACGGGTCCGTGGTCGCCAAGGGCATCGTGAGCAGCGGCACATCCACCCTGCTCGACTGCTACGTGGCGTTCACCGACATCACCACATTGCGCGAGTCGTACGGTGGCGACGTCATGAAACGCAAGTAA
- a CDS encoding transposase yields MSLLNDAACVESSRVLSRFRKDVYACLRAQADALFELTDALLCEPGPVHSPVDLSLSPEYRRGHGALYGGLNHGRIDVEQLREVLAGLPLPRWPDGRIVLAVCVSPWLRSDAACSAERLFCHVYGRAKSASQFIPGWPYSLLTPARVRRGFRNLRPALAQPAGAPKPSRPGPRRPPGIPNRRPAPRYDVGKTVKRGRTLAALQQSGR; encoded by the coding sequence GTGAGTCTGCTGAACGATGCCGCCTGTGTCGAGTCCTCCAGGGTGTTGTCCCGGTTCCGGAAGGACGTTTACGCCTGCCTGCGTGCGCAGGCCGATGCGTTGTTCGAGCTGACCGATGCGTTGTTGTGCGAGCCGGGACCGGTGCACTCGCCGGTGGATCTGAGCCTGTCGCCGGAGTACCGGCGCGGGCACGGCGCCTTGTACGGCGGCCTCAACCACGGCCGGATCGACGTGGAACAGCTGCGCGAGGTGCTGGCCGGGCTGCCGTTACCGCGCTGGCCGGACGGGCGGATCGTCCTGGCAGTGTGCGTGTCGCCGTGGCTGCGCTCAGACGCTGCGTGCTCGGCCGAGCGGTTGTTCTGCCATGTGTATGGCAGGGCCAAGAGTGCCTCGCAGTTCATTCCGGGTTGGCCGTACTCGTTGCTCACTCCCGCCCGGGTCCGGCGCGGGTTTCGGAACCTGCGTCCCGCACTCGCCCAGCCGGCCGGCGCACCCAAACCCTCCAGGCCCGGCCCGAGGCGCCCACCCGGCATCCCCAACCGCCGGCCCGCGCCCCGCTACGACGTCGGCAAGACCGTCAAACGCGGCCGCACCCTCGCAGCACTCCAACAATCCGGACGATGA
- a CDS encoding histidine phosphatase family protein, producing the protein MDEMLLLRHGETEWSKAGKHTGRTDLPLTERGEQQARALAPLVEKGDFGLVLVSPAERARRTADLAGLTDYEVDPDLWEWDYGGYEGITTPRIREDRPGWYLWRDGVIPGDAEHPGESAAQVAARADRVIERARAAEGRVVLVAHGHFLRVLAARWLGLSPAEGRLFRLDTGTYSRLGHEHAEPVLLTWNAPVH; encoded by the coding sequence ATGGACGAGATGCTGCTGCTCCGGCACGGCGAGACCGAGTGGAGCAAGGCGGGCAAGCACACCGGGCGCACCGACCTGCCTTTGACGGAGCGCGGCGAGCAGCAGGCCAGGGCGCTCGCGCCCCTGGTCGAGAAGGGGGACTTCGGCCTGGTGCTGGTCTCCCCCGCCGAGCGGGCGCGCCGCACCGCCGATCTGGCCGGGCTGACCGACTACGAGGTGGACCCCGACCTGTGGGAATGGGACTACGGCGGCTACGAGGGCATCACCACGCCGCGCATCCGGGAGGACCGCCCCGGCTGGTACCTGTGGCGCGACGGCGTGATCCCCGGCGACGCCGAGCATCCCGGCGAGAGCGCCGCCCAGGTGGCGGCCCGCGCCGACCGGGTGATCGAGCGGGCCCGCGCGGCGGAGGGGCGGGTCGTCCTGGTGGCGCACGGGCACTTCCTGCGCGTGCTGGCCGCCCGCTGGCTCGGGCTGAGCCCGGCCGAGGGCAGGCTGTTCAGGCTCGACACCGGCACCTACTCGCGGCTCGGCCACGAGCACGCCGAGCCGGTGCTGCTGACCTGGAACGCGCCGGTCCACTAG
- a CDS encoding zinc-binding dehydrogenase, with protein MDAIRLHAYGPAANLRLETLPDPVPGPGEARVAVRAAGLHFIETLLRQGQGVGPHPAPDLPVVLGSEVAGVVEAVGEGVPAGLVGRRVVTSEVSTGGYASRAVAPAASLTELPGHVDFEAAVAMTTTGATTYGLLELAPIGPEDVVLVMAAAGGVGTLLVQYARRAGATVAGAAGGPAKAARVAELGADLAVDYLEAGWDKSVRETSGEVTVVFDGVGGELGRAAHGLLGRGGRYVVFGSASGEWFRPDAAETEARDIAVLDGIGHLLGRDGGMAELRARALEAAAEGLLTPAVQAFPLAEAAAAHAALENRDTMGKVVLTV; from the coding sequence ATGGACGCGATCAGACTGCATGCCTATGGACCAGCCGCCAACCTCCGGCTGGAGACCCTTCCCGACCCCGTGCCAGGACCCGGCGAGGCGCGCGTCGCCGTGCGCGCCGCCGGGCTGCACTTCATCGAGACCCTGCTCCGCCAAGGGCAGGGCGTCGGGCCGCACCCCGCGCCCGACCTGCCCGTCGTGCTCGGCTCGGAGGTGGCAGGGGTGGTGGAGGCGGTGGGCGAGGGCGTGCCCGCCGGGCTGGTGGGCCGGCGGGTGGTGACGTCCGAGGTGAGCACGGGCGGCTACGCCTCGCGCGCCGTGGCGCCCGCCGCCTCCCTGACCGAGCTGCCCGGCCACGTGGACTTCGAGGCGGCGGTCGCGATGACCACGACGGGCGCGACCACGTACGGGCTGCTGGAGCTGGCCCCGATCGGGCCGGAGGACGTGGTGCTGGTGATGGCGGCGGCGGGCGGCGTCGGGACGCTGCTCGTGCAGTACGCCCGCCGCGCCGGCGCGACCGTGGCCGGGGCGGCCGGCGGCCCCGCCAAGGCCGCGCGGGTCGCGGAGCTGGGAGCGGACCTCGCCGTCGACTACCTGGAGGCGGGCTGGGACAAGTCGGTACGCGAGACGTCCGGCGAGGTCACCGTCGTCTTCGACGGGGTGGGCGGCGAGCTCGGGCGGGCCGCGCACGGGCTGCTCGGCAGGGGCGGGCGGTACGTGGTGTTCGGGTCGGCGTCGGGGGAGTGGTTCCGGCCGGACGCCGCCGAGACGGAGGCGCGGGACATCGCCGTGCTCGACGGCATCGGCCATCTGCTCGGGCGCGACGGGGGCATGGCCGAGCTGCGGGCGCGGGCGCTGGAGGCGGCGGCCGAGGGGCTGCTGACGCCGGCGGTGCAGGCGTTCCCGCTGGCCGAGGCCGCCGCCGCGCACGCGGCCCTGGAGAACAGGGACACGATGGGCAAGGTCGTCCTCACCGTCTAG
- a CDS encoding transposase codes for MTTELNTLATALYVKIDDQLIASPDLAPERPQAGIQPRLSDAELVTLAVLSALLGFTSERRWLRYARAHLSGLFPYLPGQPGHNKRLRAATGLVLHLIRILGRDTSLWSDDVWVADSTPVECGRSRQTAQRSALAGLPVAFALTGAKADERTTLLGMLATDPDLLERHRGQDLIADMQYYGRDFEHSLAGEGIRLLRKARKGEPPRPGAHVFKPLRQTIESINQTLKGQLDLERHGGRTVAGVAIRVITRILALTTVIWHNDKTGQPTARSLTAYDH; via the coding sequence GTGACGACAGAACTGAACACCCTCGCGACAGCACTGTACGTGAAGATCGACGATCAGCTGATCGCTTCCCCGGATCTGGCGCCCGAGCGACCCCAGGCGGGCATCCAGCCCCGGCTCAGTGACGCCGAACTGGTGACGCTGGCGGTGCTGTCAGCGCTGCTCGGCTTCACCTCCGAGCGGCGCTGGCTGCGCTACGCCCGCGCTCACCTGAGCGGCCTGTTCCCTTACCTGCCCGGCCAGCCCGGCCACAACAAGCGGCTACGCGCCGCCACCGGCCTGGTGCTGCACCTGATCCGCATCCTCGGCCGCGACACCAGCCTGTGGAGCGACGACGTGTGGGTGGCCGACTCCACGCCGGTGGAGTGCGGCCGGTCCCGGCAGACCGCGCAGCGCTCGGCCCTGGCCGGCCTGCCCGTCGCCTTCGCCCTGACCGGTGCCAAGGCCGACGAACGCACCACCCTGCTGGGCATGCTCGCCACCGACCCCGACCTGCTCGAGCGTCACCGCGGCCAGGACCTGATCGCCGACATGCAGTACTACGGCCGCGACTTCGAACACTCCCTGGCCGGCGAGGGCATCCGCCTGTTGCGTAAGGCCCGCAAAGGCGAACCCCCACGCCCGGGCGCACACGTGTTCAAACCGCTGCGCCAGACCATCGAGTCGATCAACCAGACTCTGAAGGGCCAGCTCGACCTCGAACGCCATGGCGGACGCACAGTCGCGGGCGTCGCCATCCGTGTGATCACCCGCATCCTGGCCTTGACCACCGTGATCTGGCACAACGACAAGACCGGCCAGCCCACTGCCCGATCACTCACCGCCTACGACCACTGA
- a CDS encoding ISAs1 family transposase, producing the protein MRRLFEQLDTDALDTAVCAWLAGRAATAGASTDGPARARRRAVAVDGKALRGARNRGGEPARLLAAFDHVSGLVLAQADVDGKTSEITRFQPLLEHLDLDDRVITADALHTQREHATFLIEQKRAHYVLIVKKNQPSLYAQVKRLSWKQIPVQHRERDRGHGRKERRTLKVVTVKARLLFPHAVQAMQIKRQVGDGSAGRWRTVTIYAITDLPAWQASPADLAAWIRGHWSIENRLHYVRDVTYAEDHSQIRTGNAPRVMATLRNLAIGALRLAGADNIAQAIRRISRDATRSLTVLDLT; encoded by the coding sequence GTGCGACGTCTGTTCGAGCAGCTCGATACCGACGCCCTGGATACGGCGGTCTGCGCCTGGCTGGCCGGGCGAGCCGCCACGGCTGGCGCCTCTACGGACGGCCCGGCTCGCGCGCGTCGCCGGGCTGTGGCCGTCGACGGCAAGGCACTGCGCGGCGCGCGCAACCGCGGCGGTGAGCCGGCCCGTCTGCTGGCCGCCTTCGACCACGTCAGTGGCCTGGTGCTCGCGCAGGCCGACGTGGACGGAAAGACCAGCGAGATCACCCGCTTCCAGCCCTTGCTGGAGCATCTCGACCTGGACGATCGCGTGATCACCGCCGATGCCCTGCACACCCAGCGCGAGCACGCCACCTTCCTCATCGAGCAAAAACGGGCGCACTACGTGTTGATCGTCAAGAAGAACCAGCCCAGCCTGTACGCGCAGGTCAAGCGATTGTCGTGGAAACAGATCCCCGTCCAGCATCGCGAACGTGACCGCGGGCACGGACGTAAGGAACGCCGCACCCTCAAGGTCGTCACCGTCAAGGCCAGGCTGCTGTTCCCTCACGCCGTCCAGGCGATGCAGATCAAACGCCAGGTCGGGGACGGCAGCGCAGGCAGATGGCGGACCGTGACCATCTACGCGATCACTGATCTGCCTGCCTGGCAGGCCTCTCCCGCCGACCTGGCCGCCTGGATCCGCGGGCACTGGAGCATCGAGAACCGGCTGCATTACGTTCGCGACGTCACCTACGCCGAAGACCACAGCCAAATCCGTACCGGCAACGCACCCCGAGTCATGGCCACCCTTCGCAACCTCGCTATCGGTGCCCTACGACTGGCAGGCGCTGACAACATCGCCCAAGCCATCCGCCGTATCTCCCGCGATGCCACCCGCAGTCTCACCGTCCTGGACCTCACATGA
- a CDS encoding IS3 family transposase yields the protein METAVGTTKACEVLGKARASLYRQRNPKPRRQGPRRPFHHPAELSEEERAQVLAVLDSSRFADKSAGQVWAILLDEGTYLCSQATMYRLLRERGQSGERRAQATHPAKKKPELEADGPNQVWSWDITKLKGPARGVHYLLYVILDIFSRKVIWWEIWPTENGTLAKEFIERAIERNGGIAPDAIHADRGTSMTSNTVTGLLAQLGIDQSHSRPRVSNDNPYSEAQFKTLKYCPAFPGRFGSIEDARIFCEQFFDYYNNEHRHSGIAMHTPASVHDGTAVKIHAQRVATLNAAFLARPERFRGRRPYPPSLPARVWINRPPTTLQSDASPQTTQVA from the coding sequence ATGGAGACGGCCGTCGGCACGACCAAGGCGTGCGAGGTACTCGGCAAGGCCCGCGCCAGCCTGTACCGGCAGCGAAATCCGAAGCCGCGCAGGCAAGGTCCGCGCCGGCCGTTTCATCACCCGGCGGAGTTGTCCGAGGAGGAACGGGCGCAGGTGCTGGCGGTGCTGGACTCGTCCCGGTTCGCCGACAAGTCGGCGGGCCAGGTATGGGCGATCCTGCTGGATGAGGGCACCTACCTGTGCTCGCAGGCCACCATGTACCGGTTGCTGCGCGAGCGCGGCCAGTCCGGCGAGCGGCGCGCGCAGGCCACCCATCCGGCGAAGAAGAAGCCCGAACTGGAGGCCGACGGACCGAATCAAGTATGGAGCTGGGATATCACGAAACTGAAAGGCCCGGCGCGCGGCGTCCACTACCTTCTCTACGTCATCCTCGACATTTTCTCCCGCAAGGTCATCTGGTGGGAGATCTGGCCGACCGAGAACGGCACTCTGGCCAAGGAGTTCATCGAGCGCGCCATCGAGCGCAACGGCGGGATCGCACCTGACGCGATCCACGCCGATCGCGGCACGTCGATGACGTCGAACACCGTCACTGGCCTGCTCGCGCAGCTCGGGATCGATCAGTCGCATTCACGGCCGCGCGTGTCCAACGACAACCCCTACTCGGAGGCGCAGTTCAAGACACTCAAATATTGCCCGGCGTTTCCCGGGAGGTTCGGCTCGATCGAAGACGCCCGTATCTTCTGTGAGCAGTTCTTTGATTATTACAACAACGAGCATCGTCATTCGGGTATCGCGATGCACACTCCCGCGTCCGTGCACGACGGCACCGCCGTCAAGATCCACGCCCAGCGGGTCGCCACGCTGAACGCGGCCTTCCTGGCCCGCCCCGAGCGGTTCCGCGGCCGGCGCCCCTACCCGCCGTCGCTGCCGGCCAGAGTGTGGATCAACAGGCCACCTACGACCCTCCAGAGCGACGCTTCACCTCAAACCACACAAGTAGCCTGA
- a CDS encoding transposase family protein, translated as MPVPSSSPISAALGQLAEHGPVTASAADCLSLLECFQRLPDPRDPRGVRHTLASLLAGAAAAVLAGARSFAAIGECGACQTE; from the coding sequence GTGCCTGTCCCCTCATCATCGCCGATCAGTGCTGCCCTTGGCCAACTGGCCGAGCACGGGCCGGTGACCGCCTCCGCTGCCGACTGCCTCAGCCTGCTGGAATGCTTCCAACGCCTTCCCGACCCTCGTGATCCGCGTGGCGTCCGGCATACGCTGGCGTCGTTACTGGCCGGTGCCGCGGCTGCCGTGCTGGCCGGTGCGCGCTCGTTCGCTGCGATCGGTGAGTGCGGTGCCTGTCAAACCGAATGA
- a CDS encoding ATP-binding protein translates to MLAPSPARDGKEASWDLPAAPEAVATARRLVREALAVWGLSTLADDLTMVVSEVVTNAIVHAKSAVTLSLHRQGRSVRGEVADHSPVWPTPLPAGPDEEHGRGLAIVAAYSERWGVDPTPDGKIVWFVARDGSIPFR, encoded by the coding sequence ATGCTCGCTCCGTCCCCCGCACGAGACGGCAAGGAGGCAAGCTGGGACCTGCCCGCCGCGCCTGAAGCGGTGGCCACAGCGCGCCGGCTCGTGCGCGAGGCCCTCGCGGTGTGGGGCCTGTCCACTCTGGCCGACGACCTGACCATGGTGGTGTCGGAGGTCGTCACCAACGCGATCGTGCACGCGAAGTCCGCGGTGACCCTCTCCCTGCACCGGCAGGGCCGAAGCGTCCGGGGCGAGGTGGCCGACCACAGCCCCGTCTGGCCGACTCCGCTACCTGCGGGGCCGGACGAGGAGCACGGACGCGGGCTGGCCATCGTCGCGGCCTACTCCGAACGATGGGGTGTCGATCCGACGCCGGACGGCAAGATCGTCTGGTTCGTCGCGAGGGACGGATCAATTCCGTTTAGATAG
- a CDS encoding helix-turn-helix domain-containing protein → MEAVPSINPDSPRVRFGAEMRRLREAAELSQAAVAARLGCTQTQVSRLEKANRTPSRSDAERLDLLFGASEGVSFAQLYERIVAQPGGPPWFRSWAEEIEPSLLVLRSWDPLLVPGLLQTEAYARHIFLMEPRATPEEVEQRVEARMLRQRILDRAQPPLVSVLFDAGVLRRRVGGPEVMCEQLDRLLELATHPSVFIQVVNPDCLPGLAGPFMIAKLPHGQPDVISSDAPAQAQITADPDIVAAIWERYEAIRLWAYPERESLKIIEEVRREWT, encoded by the coding sequence ATGGAGGCTGTGCCGTCAATCAATCCGGACTCTCCGCGCGTACGCTTCGGTGCGGAGATGCGGCGGCTGCGGGAGGCCGCAGAGCTCTCCCAGGCTGCGGTGGCGGCCCGGCTCGGGTGTACGCAGACGCAGGTCAGCAGACTGGAGAAGGCGAACCGCACCCCGTCACGGTCCGACGCCGAACGGCTGGACCTGCTCTTCGGCGCTTCTGAGGGCGTTTCCTTCGCCCAGCTCTACGAGCGCATCGTCGCCCAACCGGGCGGTCCGCCCTGGTTCCGAAGTTGGGCGGAGGAGATTGAGCCCAGCCTTCTCGTGCTGCGTTCGTGGGATCCCCTGCTCGTTCCTGGCCTTCTACAGACCGAGGCGTACGCCCGTCATATCTTTCTCATGGAACCTCGGGCCACTCCCGAAGAGGTGGAGCAGCGCGTGGAGGCGAGGATGCTCAGGCAGCGCATCCTCGATCGGGCCCAGCCACCTCTGGTTTCCGTTCTCTTCGACGCAGGAGTGCTGCGGCGGCGCGTCGGCGGGCCAGAGGTGATGTGTGAGCAGCTTGATCGCCTGCTGGAGCTCGCGACGCATCCCTCCGTGTTCATCCAGGTCGTCAATCCAGATTGTCTCCCCGGACTCGCCGGCCCGTTCATGATCGCCAAACTTCCGCACGGGCAGCCCGATGTCATCAGCTCCGACGCCCCGGCTCAGGCCCAGATCACGGCAGATCCCGATATCGTGGCCGCGATCTGGGAGCGCTATGAGGCGATCCGGCTCTGGGCGTATCCTGAGCGCGAATCCCTCAAGATAATCGAGGAAGTGAGGAGAGAATGGACTTGA
- a CDS encoding DUF397 domain-containing protein — MDLSGAVWQKSSYSSGNGGQCVEVAMNLPEMIAVRDSKDPDGPKLLFTCDEWKAFIGGVKMGEFDALF; from the coding sequence ATGGACTTGAGTGGCGCTGTGTGGCAGAAGTCGTCCTACTCTTCAGGGAACGGCGGCCAGTGCGTCGAGGTCGCGATGAACCTTCCTGAAATGATTGCCGTCCGCGACAGTAAGGATCCGGATGGTCCCAAACTGCTCTTCACCTGCGACGAGTGGAAGGCATTCATTGGCGGCGTGAAGATGGGCGAGTTCGATGCTCTCTTCTAA
- a CDS encoding transposase family protein codes for MLFYRAALPLSPQTLSYLSGILRRHRKTINSPWRRLNPGQQALLVLVHLRKGETLAEVAAGFGVGIATAWRYIHEAIALLARRSPRLEQVLRAAKRAGYPYLVLDGTLIPIDRVAADRPYYSGKHKKHGMNIQILATPDGTPLWTSGSLPGSVHDLKAARIWGILRRLKAADLITLADKGYVGAGEHVRVPYKGRNKPASQKAANAAHAKLRGPGERANAQLKTWRILRKLRCCPLLAGQLVKAILVLQRREAG; via the coding sequence TTGCTGTTCTACCGCGCCGCGCTGCCGTTGTCACCTCAGACCCTGTCCTATCTGTCCGGCATCCTGCGCCGGCACCGCAAGACGATCAACTCGCCCTGGCGTCGCCTCAACCCCGGCCAACAAGCCCTGCTCGTCCTCGTCCACCTGCGCAAAGGCGAGACCCTGGCAGAGGTCGCCGCAGGCTTCGGCGTCGGCATCGCGACCGCCTGGCGCTACATCCATGAGGCCATCGCCCTGCTCGCCCGCCGCTCGCCCCGCCTGGAGCAGGTGTTACGCGCGGCCAAGCGGGCCGGCTACCCCTACCTGGTCCTGGACGGCACCCTCATCCCCATCGACCGCGTCGCCGCCGACCGGCCCTACTACTCCGGCAAACACAAGAAGCACGGCATGAACATCCAAATCCTGGCCACCCCCGACGGCACACCCTTGTGGACCTCCGGCTCCCTGCCCGGCTCCGTCCACGACCTCAAAGCCGCCCGGATCTGGGGCATCCTGCGCCGCCTCAAGGCCGCCGACCTGATCACCCTCGCCGACAAGGGCTACGTCGGAGCCGGCGAGCACGTACGCGTGCCCTACAAGGGCCGCAACAAGCCCGCCTCCCAGAAGGCCGCCAACGCCGCTCACGCCAAGCTCCGCGGACCGGGAGAACGGGCCAATGCACAACTGAAGACCTGGCGTATTCTGCGCAAACTCCGGTGCTGCCCACTCCTCGCAGGTCAGCTCGTCAAAGCGATCCTCGTCCTTCAGCGCCGCGAGGCGGGATGA